One Helianthus annuus cultivar XRQ/B chromosome 7, HanXRQr2.0-SUNRISE, whole genome shotgun sequence genomic region harbors:
- the LOC110944132 gene encoding uncharacterized protein LOC110944132, with translation MNSPIESSAGDDESAFHVAPARRGSASQAQVPEPINRDWIWVVEGEFSNQGTATRTISSNLISLWSGPWDSWRDVPNEHRTRLFERFQMYYQWEERNHAPIYRCWEKCIAGKFPTLLRNVRKEAKAMAKQQGKNVGDDMTDLIDFKPTWIRSEIWKQMLDHWNTPKWKAKSLRNKEIRSRATGGKHTLGSQSYVTMKRKAERKLGRELTIREAYKQSHCRKGSRPLDKDLSCSNSLILDVDSEGDAQEENLVWVDARAEETWVKYEGFLEEKYGKERNKHPKFDKDLWSRAEGKHKGKGYGLGNDSDPCVHRREDPEIEKLNLVIKELVKEKDEEKERFNGIIAGLLADKEKDKVDKDALLDRMSQIEAMLTATVRK, from the exons ATGAATTCTCCTATTGAGAGTAGCGCTGGTGATGATGAGTCTGCTTTTCATGTTGCTCCCGCGAGGCGGGGAAGCGCTTCCCAAGCCCAAGTACCTGAACCTATCAATCGCGATTGGATTTGGGTTGTAGAAGGAGA ATTTAGTAATCAAGGGACTGCTACCCGGACTATTTCATCAAATTTAATAAGTTTGTGGTCCGGTCCATGGGACAGCTGGAGAGATGTTCCTAATGAGCACAGGACACGATTGTTTGAGCGATTCCAG ATGTATTATCAGTGGGAGGAGAGAAACCATGCACCAATTTATAGGTGCTGGGAGAAGTGCATTGCTGGTAAATTCCCCACTTTGTTGCGTAACGTACGGAAGGAGGCTAAAGCTATGGCGAAACAACAAGGTAAAAATGTTGGAGACGATATGACCGATCTTATTGACTTTAAACCAACATGGATAAGATCTGAGATATGGAAACAAATGCTTGACCACTGGAACACACCTAAGTGGAAAGCAAAGTCTTTAAGAAACAAAGAGATTAGAAGTAGGGCCACCGGCGGCAAACATACGCTAGGATCTCAATCCTATGTGACCATGAAAAGAAAAGCG GAAAGGAAACTTGGGCGTGAATTGACGATTCGTGAAGCGTATAAGCAATCACACTGCAGGAAAGGAAGTCGACCATTGGATAAAGATCTAAGTTGTAGCAACTCACTAATTTTGGACGTTGATTCGGAAGGGGACGCTCAAGAAGAAAATCTTGTATGGGTTGATGCTAGGGCAGAGGAGACTTGG GTTAAATATGAAGGTTTTCTTGAGGAGAAGTATGGGAAAGAACGTAATAAACATCCAAAATTTGACAAAGACTTGTGGTCACGAGCTGAGGGCAAGCATAAAGGAAAAGGGTACGGGTTAGGCAATGATAGTGACCCGTGTGTACATCGCAGAGAAGACCCTGAG ATTGAAAAGTTGAACTTAGTTATCAAGGAGCTCGTTAAGGAAAAAGACGAAGAAAAAGAAAGGTTCAACGGAATTATTGCGGGGTTGTTGGCTGACAAAGAAAAAGATAAGGTGGATAAAGATGCGTTGCTTGATAGGATGTCACAAATTGAAGCTATGTTAACAGCTACGGTTCGAAAATAG